The window AAAATAGAGAAATCTGTGCTTTATCCTGTCCTTTAGAACTGATTGctgttattattttttcatcttTCATGGCTTATGCTTTTTATTGTAAAAGATTTTGTGGAAAAACTTGCATTGcaatcatttgtttttttttttttttttttttttttttttaattctgtCCAAATGCTTTGTGACTCTGTCATTTCttgtttctaatttatttttgaaCTTTTGTGTTTCAGGAAGTAATTGATACATCTGGAGGGTAAGTTACTTCGTGCAATTCccatttaatttatgaaatttctGAGTGCTTATTTTCTCCCTCatctttatatttaatttaatgtccGTGGTTGTCAGATGTGGTGCTAGCTTTGCTATTGAGATAGTATCAGAGCAGTTTGAAGGAAAGAGGTTGCTGGAGAGGCATCGGCTGGTAAATTCCTCGTTAGAAGAGGAGATGAAGGAGATTCATGCGCTCTCGATAAAGAAAGCTCTGACACCAGAGCAGTGGAAACAACAGCAGGAGTCTCAAGTATCTAAACCCGCCCCGTGAACAATATTTCCAAAGGTTTCAAGTTTATATTGTAGCTGGTAAGAATATATTTCGAGTGTGCTGGAAAATTagatgaaattttcttttttaccgtCCCAAATTCTATGCGGTGTGAGAATAAGTTGGTAATTATTCTACCAGTTTgtatgctagtgtggatgcTTTGTCATGTACTTTATCTTTTTTtggtttgcttttttttttcttgttagtgTTGGACAAACTTGGACTGGACATGGTCAAGCCCAGCTATATTTGGCCGGAACCGATTACTTGACCATGTCAGTAACCGATTCCGATGAATTGACAATGATCAATTCACCGACTACACGGTGCACACAGATATGGTTCATGCTTGATGCAAGGTTATGATGCAACGAAGGCTTAAGATTTGCCGTTAATTCTATATGAAATGCTTGTTATTAGAGAACTTCAAGGCCCCttgataattattatattttgggTGAACTGTTGATTTAGTCCATAAATTATCACTGCAAGAGGATTTGCAACGTAAAGAGGACCTTCAACtcaacacacaaatcaatgcTCTATGAGAACCCTTCACCTTTTGAGAAAAATACTAACTGCTTTACTAATTGTTAGCACGAATACAGTCTAGTTAGACAAATTTGGGTTGACATTAGACATACGACTATTGCCTGGTTAGACGAGGTTTTCGGAGGCAACCAGCCAAAGCAATAGTTTGGTTAGACATCGTTGGAGTTGTAGAATCAGTCTGCTTAGGAGCCTCGACTACTCGGTTAAATAGTGAGTTTCTTAAGTCTAGCTCGTTAACTACCTCAAGTCTCATTGGCAAATAGTCTTTGATTTTCTCACAAAATGATGCAAAATGAGGCCACTTTATTAGCCTTCTCGTGAAAGTGGGGTGTTTTTATTAGATACTCCTAAGCCACATTTAGATTTCGGTATATCAATAGTCGAACCACTTTTACAATAAAGACACTCATTTCTTTTAAATATCTGTGTCTCTATAGTTTGATACTAGTTGGGCGGATCTATGTACTTACCAATATAGTCGAGGTTGCAAAACTTGGTGCACAAGATCCAGAGGTTTGCGATGAGTTACATAACCTAGCTTGTCTTCAGGTTATAAAACCCAAAGTCGAGAATGTTTATTCCTCAATCAAAAACACTCGATTCAAGGGTCAGAATCGCATTTTACCACATCCattacattcaaaacattcatCCAACCGAGCTCGGTAGCGAATTGGCACACTTGATCAGCAATCAACCACCAAAGGATGTAGTTAGCTCCTTATTTACTTCGACCTGCACACCATATAGGTTgtgtagtttttagggtcaacatgcatgcatggcaAACATGTCTACTACTGTTAAACACTGAAGAAACTtgatgttggaaccaaatttgtgCATATCCATGGATGAAGGTGAAATCTAGTTAGAGTTGCCTATGATCTTTGGCAATGGAAGAACGAGGTTGATTGGGGTAAAGGTGTGGTTGAATCCGAATAAGACTGCCTACATATCTCCAGGAAGGAGAATTTAACCACAAATGTAGTTCTAAGAAAGAATGGTGTGATTTGCAATACATCGTGATCCATCCTTGAGGAATAGCTTAAGGCAGGACATTAAGAGATGAGTTCTCCATGGATGTGTCTATGCATAGACGGCGATGTATGAGAGATGAGTCTTTATTAGGCATGAGAGAATATGTGTATAGTAGTCATATGGAGAAGATGAAGAGAATCAGAGTCTTGGATCATCAAAGACTTAGTGAGATAAATTCCTAGGTTAAGGTATTTATAAAGATCTTGAGAGTCCTTGTAGGGAAAATGATTCCAATTAAATTAGGAGAATATTTAGGAGAAAACCTAGGATAAGATACCCAATCATCCTAGAATCGTGATTACATTGCCTAATCTCCAAGATATCTTGATTTGACTTGAATCAAGATTTCCTTGGGAGACAAGTAATATCTTTAATAGGTTTTTGCCTAACCATGGTTGTCTAAATTTGCTTGGTATTCTAACTCGTTTGATTTGCCTGAACATTAAGGCTAGTTCAACCTAACTAAGGTAGTCCAGAAATCCAGTAGACCAATCTGACTAAGATGCCTATAAGAGTAACCTGTTTCGATCCACGTCAAGTCTCTTAGCTTATCACTTGATCGTCGAGTCTTATGGGCATTTCGGTCCTTCTTGGCACCCGAGGTGCCACGTGTCATGGTCCCACACTTgagtttcaccataaaaccaattggcaatatggagagtagtccaattacttataagcacatgcaaagtcCATTTTTTGCCCGATGTGGGATTCATAATCTCAACATGTCCCCTTACGTTGGGCTTCACCCGAGACATAACCTAGTATGATACCATGAACCAAGTTGAGCttccatcataaaactaattagaAGTATGGGGAATAACCCAATTACTCATAAGTACAAGCAAGGTCCATTCATTCTCCAATGTGGAATTTAACTCTCA of the Pyrus communis chromosome 1, drPyrComm1.1, whole genome shotgun sequence genome contains:
- the LOC137716945 gene encoding protein BOLA2-like, with amino-acid sequence MGVTKEQVKSSLTSKLNPAHLEVIDTSGGCGASFAIEIVSEQFEGKRLLERHRLVNSSLEEEMKEIHALSIKKALTPEQWKQQQESQVSKPAP